The Myxococcales bacterium DNA segment AGTTTGGAGGAAACGGTCAAGAGCTATCTGGATATCTATAAAATGCTCTTTTCGTAGAGGCAGGAATTATCCCAACACTGGCGAGATGCTTCGCAATGCGGCGCTTCTCCCGCTATCGCTTACGCCGTTGCACCGGCATGCATCATGATATTTTCGCTCGCCGAAGCCGGTACATTCACGTCCATAAAATCAAAAATTTGTCCCAACCCTCTTGCTCAGCCAGAGCCATTTCGACGACATCATATCCCAACTGACCAGAAATAACATTTTTTTGACGCAAGGGGGTCGTAAATACCGCCAAAATTCCGAATGTAGCCTATAATTCTTAATTAAATCAACACATTAGCTCAAAACAGTTAGAACAAAAATTGGCATTTTTATTGCTCTGAATCTTCGACTGTAAAAGCGGGAGGGAATATGAAAAACCTTAAAATATTGTCACTTTTATTAGCGGCTGTTGCCGTCGGAGTGATTTACTCAAGTGGGTGCGGCAGTGGCGTCGAGTTTTCGGATATCCCCAGCGAACTGACGGTCGAGCCGGCCTCTACAGAGCTTCTCCTTTCCTGGAGGGGAGTAGATGGGGCATCGTCCTACAACATCTACTGGGGGACCTCGCCTGATATTTCCGAAATGAGTCCAAACAAGATAGAGGGGATAGAGGATACATCGTATCTCCACACAGGGCTCCGAAACGGGACGAGGTACTACTACGTGGTCACAGGCATAAGCGACACAAAGGAAAGCGCGCCGTCCGATCTGGCATACGGAACCCCTGTTTTCTCGGGAGAAGAAGACTTTGAGATAATAATACCGATGAAGAGCACCCCCCCTTGGGGGGATATAGAGCTGAGGATTCTGGCGGACAGCAATGGGTTCATATACCTGATGGTACAGAAAAATGAAGAGGGACTTTTTGAGGTGTATAAATACAACTCCGATGGAAAACTGGAACGTGGCTTCGGCGAGAATGGCAAGGTTTCGCACGGCCCGGATGAGGATGGATGCCTGCTGCGTTACATGGAGGTCAATTCCAGACAGGAGCTCGTAATCGTCGCCGCATGCGGATGTCAAAATCCAGACTGTGAGGGTGATAGTGTATTCTCTAGGATGTACAGATATCTGCCATCAGGAAAAATAGACAGCTCCTTCGGGGAGGATGGAATAGCAGATGGGACTCCCGGGCATAAGCCGGAACAGATAAAGTTCGATGAAAATGACGATATGATCCTGGCTGGACGGATCACCCCCGGACGAAAGCTATCCGTAGCAAAGTACTCCGATGCCGGGAAAGAGCTTTGGGTCTCTGACGATCAGGAATCGCAAGCAGAAACCAAGGGGCAATCGATACTCATCGATGAGGATGGAAATATCATAGTAGCCTATGACAACGGAGTAGCGCTGGACGGCGACGAAGATAATCGACAATTCATAGTGTGGAA contains these protein-coding regions:
- a CDS encoding fibronectin type III domain-containing protein, which codes for MKNLKILSLLLAAVAVGVIYSSGCGSGVEFSDIPSELTVEPASTELLLSWRGVDGASSYNIYWGTSPDISEMSPNKIEGIEDTSYLHTGLRNGTRYYYVVTGISDTKESAPSDLAYGTPVFSGEEDFEIIIPMKSTPPWGDIELRILADSNGFIYLMVQKNEEGLFEVYKYNSDGKLERGFGENGKVSHGPDEDGCLLRYMEVNSRQELVIVAACGCQNPDCEGDSVFSRMYRYLPSGKIDSSFGEDGIADGTPGHKPEQIKFDENDDMILAGRITPGRKLSVAKYSDAGKELWVSDDQESQAETKGQSILIDEDGNIIVAYDNGVALDGDEDNRQFIVWKMDARGKLIKSFSKNGRLDPEGYMTGMLMKVDSENRITTNVNTAKMPLFGEARILRYSERGLLDKSFGGGKGMIEMDSACATNFRPSVAYLGALAEYGGKFIGIGGGANDFESSFANLMGFMCIFNEDGDLERSMFEDGFHYGPPSSFPMWLDIDSLGRVLIGYQVINPELEITEIRVLRYK